The sequence GATGGAAGCAAGAAAAAAATGTGGTGTTTTAGCAGTAGGCAAGAGGGATTGGAATACTTGAAAACCATTGCTGATAAATATCCTGAAACAATTGTTGGCAAATTAGCTCAAATATATTTAATGAGATTGAAAAAGACAGGAAAAATGTTTGGTTACAATGCAATATCCTGGGAACCTATTCAATAGCTTAGTAAACATTGTTAAAAAGTACGAAAAAAGTGAAAATAGCCATTTGCCAATATAACCCGGTGGTGGGAGACTTAGACGGAAATCTTGCCAAGGTCGCTTTGGCTTTAAAATCCAGCGCCAGGCAAAAGCCCGACCTGCTGGTCTTTCCCGAACTGTTCCTGACAGGCTATCCGCCCCGCGATCTGCTGGAGAAGGACTGGTTCCTGGAGAAGATCAAGCGGGCGATCAAGGACATTGCCAAGCTGTCGGGCAAGCGGCCGGACATTGGGATACTAATAGGGGCACCGACATTAGTCGTAGAAAATACTTCCAGCCGGTTGTATAACTCGGCACTGCTGATCCACCGGGGCAAGGTGATCTTCACCCAGCACAAAACCTTGCTGCCAACCTATGATGTCTTTGACGAGACCCGTTACTTCAAACCGGCGGAAAAAGTCTCGGTGGTGAACTTCAAAGGCCGGAAACTGGGGATATCCATCTGCGAGGACGCCTGGAACGATGCCGCCTTGTGGCCCAAGGCTTGCCCTGAGCATAGTCGAAGGGGGAAACCGTACACTTTGGATCCAATAAAAACGTTGGCCAAGGCCGGGGCGGAAATATTCATCAACCTTTCAGCCTCGCCGTTTGAGATGGGAAAAGCGTCCTTAAGGTCGGGGCTCTTCACCAGACTGGCTAAAAAGTACCGCAGGCCGTTCATTTACGTCAACCAGATAGGCGGCAATGACGAGTTGGTCTTCGACGGCCGCAGTTTTGCGGTGAATGAAGCAGGTCAAACGGTCCTTACAATGAAGGCCTTCGAGGAAGAACTGGCAATATTAGACACAGAGGACACTGCACTTTCCATTAAATGGCCAAAGCCCGATCCGGCCGGGGATGCATATCAGGCGCTGGTCCTGGGACTGCGTGATTACCTCAAAAAAACGGGCTTTCACCAGGCAGTGATAGGGCTTTCCGGCGGGATTGACTCGGCCCTGGTGGCAGCAATTGCGGCCGAGGCGCTGGGTCCCAAAAACGTGAAGGGAATCTCCATGCCCTCTCCCTATTCTTCCAAAGGCAGCGTGGACGATTCCAGAAAACTGGCGGAGAACCTGGGGATAGGGTTCAAGGTCATTCCCATCTCCGGGCTTTACCAAAAATATCTGTCCTCGCTTAAAAACACCTTCAAGGGAACCAAACCCGGGCTGGCCGAGGAGAACATCCAGGCCCGCATCCGGGGCAACATCCTGATGGCTTTCTCCAACAAGTTCGGACACATCGTGCTTTCCACCGGAAACAAGAGCGAGATGGCGGTGGGCTACTGCACGCTCTACGGCGACATGAGCGGCGGGCTTTCGGTGATCTCGGACGTTCCCAAAACCCTGGTCTATAAGATCGCCGGATATGTCAACCGGAAGGGGGAGGTGATCCCCAGGGCTACGATCAGGAAAGCGCCCTCGGCCGAACTGCGGCCCAACCAAAAGGACCAGGACACCCTGCCGCCCTACCCGGTGCTGGATGCGATCCTGGAGTATCATCTGGAAGACGGCAGGTCGCGAGAGGAGATCATCAAACACGGCTATAAACCGGCGGTGGTGGACTGGGTGATCAGGGCGGTAAGGAACAGCGAGTACAAGCGGCGGCAGGCAGCGCCGGGCTTGAAGGTGACCAGCAAGGCCTTCGGGTCAGGGCGCAGAATGCCGGTAGCGGCCAGGTACTGATCTCTATTACTATGGCATGATGTCTGTCATTAGCCCAGTCCTTAAGGGCTGGGCTAATGGACGAAACTAATTG is a genomic window of bacterium containing:
- a CDS encoding NAD+ synthase — its product is MKIAICQYNPVVGDLDGNLAKVALALKSSARQKPDLLVFPELFLTGYPPRDLLEKDWFLEKIKRAIKDIAKLSGKRPDIGILIGAPTLVVENTSSRLYNSALLIHRGKVIFTQHKTLLPTYDVFDETRYFKPAEKVSVVNFKGRKLGISICEDAWNDAALWPKACPEHSRRGKPYTLDPIKTLAKAGAEIFINLSASPFEMGKASLRSGLFTRLAKKYRRPFIYVNQIGGNDELVFDGRSFAVNEAGQTVLTMKAFEEELAILDTEDTALSIKWPKPDPAGDAYQALVLGLRDYLKKTGFHQAVIGLSGGIDSALVAAIAAEALGPKNVKGISMPSPYSSKGSVDDSRKLAENLGIGFKVIPISGLYQKYLSSLKNTFKGTKPGLAEENIQARIRGNILMAFSNKFGHIVLSTGNKSEMAVGYCTLYGDMSGGLSVISDVPKTLVYKIAGYVNRKGEVIPRATIRKAPSAELRPNQKDQDTLPPYPVLDAILEYHLEDGRSREEIIKHGYKPAVVDWVIRAVRNSEYKRRQAAPGLKVTSKAFGSGRRMPVAARY